From the Conexivisphaerales archaeon genome, the window TATCGCGCCTCTAGGCTCCATCGCTGCACCATACTGTCTCGTAATGCTGAAAGTTTCAGATATTATAGCATCAGCATCCGCGAAGGCTGACTCAACATCACCTCTCTTCAACTCGGTGCTGTAAACTACGTTGCTTTCCAGCTTTTGATGAATAGTCTGGTTTGCATTCATAGCCTTTATTGCATCTGTCAAAGGCTCCTCTGGCTCATAGCTGATTGCTATCTGCTCAAGGATGTCGTAAAGCTGGTAGGCGTCGCCTTCTATGACTATTGCTGCCAAAGGCTCACCGACAAAGTTTGTCTTACCTATCGCAAGAGCCTTCCACGGTAGTTTCTTGCAGCCTGATGGAGCCGAAATCAAAGGAATCTCACGGGTATCTCTATCTATATCTTCGCCTGATATGCAGAGGAGCACCCTCGGGTCTTCTCTGATAGACGAAAAATCGACTTTGAAACCTGCCTTTGCATATTGGCTCCTTAAGATGCCGAGCAGTAGAGGCCTCTTATCGTTTATATCATCAACATACCTTGTCTCCCCTAACAATACTCTAAGGTCTTCCTTTCTCCTTATTCTCTTTCCTATGTATCTCCATGAACTGTTTGCCAATAACTTCACATCGGTGCAAAACTGTTTTTCTTTTAAGTATTATGCGTATTCAGCCTGATGCCACTTCTATCGAGCAGTTCCACAGCTGCCTTTGCCGCTTCTTCGATTATCATAGGTTCGTCAAGAGTCAGAACCTTCCTTCTCTTCATTATCACCCTCCCATCGACTATCAGAGTATCCACATCGCTTCCTGATGATGTGTAGACCAGAGTGGATACGGGGTCGAAAGAAGGTGTGCTGTGCTCGTTGTTGATATCTATTATTGCTATGTCAGCCCTCTTACCCACTTCCAGAGACCCGACCTCCTTCTGCAGACCTAAAGCAGAGGCGCCGTTCACTGTGGCCATCTCCAATACCTTCATAGCATGCAGTATCGTAGGATTCAGCAATCTAGCCTTCTGAATAAGCGAAGCAAGCTTCATCTCTCTGATCATATCGTATGTGTTGTTACTTGGAGCTCCATCACAACCAAGAGAAACGTTCACTCCTGCATCCATCATCTCTGGAACCCTTGCTATTCCTGATGCCAGCTTTGAGTTTGAGGAGGGACAATGGGAGACACTGCTGCCAGTCTTCGCCAAGAGAGAAATTTCTTCATCTGTAGCCCATACCATGTGTGCAAAGACTGTTTTACTGCCAAGTATACCGCAATTCTTCATGTGCATTACAGGTAGAACCCCGTAGTTGCTGAGTGAATACTTCGAATCGTCAACCACCTCATTCAGATGCATCGTTATCCCTGTCCCCAGCTCTGATGCAACGCTGGAAACCTCTCTGAGAAGGTTCGGACTTACTGCTCCAAGAGACCTGGCTGCAAGCCATACCCTGATCCTTCCAGAATCTCTACCTTCCCAGAGGCTGTGAAGCTGTCTTGCCTCCTTGAGACATTCATCCTTGTCTTCAACCATCCCTGGATGCATTATGTTGGATGCTGATGCATAGCCAGTGCCGTCCATCACCATCTTTGACAGTATTCCTCTCATCCCGGAAGCCTCCAGCAGTTCTGCTATGGCGAAGTTTCCATACCTTGTATGCAGCCCAGATTCGAGAAAGGTCGAAGTGCCGCTCTTGATCATCTCGAGCATGCAAAGCGCAGAGCTTATCAGCCCTTCTCTTGGTGTGTAGTTTCCCTGAAGAGGCCAGACCCTTCTGTACAGCCATTCTACCAACGATAGGTCGTCTGCAACACCCCTCAGCAGAGCCTGTGCAAGGTGAATGTGAGTGTCTATGAAACCGGGAACAGCTATCATCCCTTTTGCATCGATCTTGATATCTGGACTGAACTGAACCTTTACTTCGTCTTTCTTACCAAGCCCAGTGATGACACCATCATCGACCGCTATGCTACCATCTTTGATAATCCTTCTTTGACCATCCATCGTTATTATGACCGCATGCTCTATGAGCAGCTTTCGCCTTTTTGGTAATTCCTTCGCAAATTTGACCAAAGCCAGACACGCAGCTGACTTGTATGGCAGTCTGTCTTAAAAACTGATGTTAATAGATCAGTCATGTATTTATTTTATCGCTTTTATTCAGAGCAAGTCTGCTAAGCCTCTGCTACGAACGGATAGACAAAGCTCTGTTCGTCTACGTCGAATATGCCTTTGTCTGTTATTCTTGCATGAGGTATGACTGAGAGAGTGAGCAGACAGGGCAATGGCATATAAGGATGGTCAAGCACACCCATCTTTTCGAAGGCTGCCCTTAGATTTCTCATCTCGGCTGCAACAATTGCCAAAGGCATTTCTGACATAAGGCCAGCTACTGGCAGCTTGATATGCGCAAGTACATTTCCATCAAGCACAGCTGAAAGTCCCCCTTGGCTCTCGATAACCAAGTTGGCAGCTCTGACCATATCTTGAATGTCTGTACCCACAACGATCAGGTTGTGAGCGTCATGTGCTATTGTTGAAGCTATTGCACCTCTCCTTATCAGGTTTCTGGCAAAGCCAAAAGACCTTGAAGAGCTTTTTCCATGCCTCTCAAACACAAAGACGAGGGCGACTTCGCCAAGTTCAGGCTGACCATGCTTCACCCTCAGTCTTGCCCTGTTCAGCTTTGTCAGAGCTATATCAAGGAAATTGCTCTCTTCTGCCCTTGAATATCTGGTAAAATCAATGGCGTTTACAGTCACTTCTCCATCTCTTATCCCAAAATCTATCTTCATGTCATCCATGCTGACCTTTTTTACTTTTACAGTGCTGAGAGCCTTCTCATTGAATCGTCTTTCTTCAATGTTTATGACAAGCCTTCCAGATTCAGCAACGAGTTTACCTGAGGATATAACCTTTTGTACCCTGAAATTCTCAAAATCGTCCACAAGAAGAATATCAGCAGTCTTGCCAGGAGCGATCGCCCCAAGGTCATATGCTCTCATATGCTGGGCAGGTCTTATCGTCACGCTCCTTATGGCCTCTACAGGGTCCATTCCTGCCTTTATGAAAGACCTGACTATGTAGTCCAGATGCCCCCACCTTACGAGGTTGTCTGGCATGACATCATCTGTACAGAATATCAGGTTCCAAGGTTTGGGCAGCTTCTCTATGGCAGATACGAACTTGCTGGTGTCAAGAAGATAGGGCCCTCTCAGCTTTACGTACATGCCCAGCCTCATCTTTTCCAGGGTTGTTTCTACAGTGAAGTTCTCGTGGTCGGCCTCAGCTCCAGAGGTTATGTAAGCGTTCAGCTCTGCTCCAGAGAGAAGGGGTGAATGACCATCGATCACCGCATTTCTTTTTCTCCCGATCTCAAGTATCTGCATCATCTTTGAAGAACCTGCTAGAACAGCAGGAAAGTCCATTACTTCGCCTAGTCCGCAGATCCCTTCCCACTGCAACATCTCTTCTATATCAGAAGGAGAAAGCTCTGCTCCTGCGGTGACAGCCTTTGATTCTGGTACGCATGTTGGTGCAAAGAACATAAGCTTCATCGGAAGGCCTTTTGCGTTTTCTACCATCATCCTGACTCCTTCTTTGCCGAGCACGTTTGCAATCTCGTGAGGGTCTGCAAACGCGGTTGTAGTACCATGGGGAAGCACTGCTTCGGCAAAACGATAAGGTGTTACCATACTGCTTTCTACATGAAGATGAGTATCTATGAACCCAGGAATGGCTATCATCCCCT encodes:
- a CDS encoding amidohydrolase, producing the protein MVKFAKELPKRRKLLIEHAVIITMDGQRRIIKDGSIAVDDGVITGLGKKDEVKVQFSPDIKIDAKGMIAVPGFIDTHIHLAQALLRGVADDLSLVEWLYRRVWPLQGNYTPREGLISSALCMLEMIKSGTSTFLESGLHTRYGNFAIAELLEASGMRGILSKMVMDGTGYASASNIMHPGMVEDKDECLKEARQLHSLWEGRDSGRIRVWLAARSLGAVSPNLLREVSSVASELGTGITMHLNEVVDDSKYSLSNYGVLPVMHMKNCGILGSKTVFAHMVWATDEEISLLAKTGSSVSHCPSSNSKLASGIARVPEMMDAGVNVSLGCDGAPSNNTYDMIREMKLASLIQKARLLNPTILHAMKVLEMATVNGASALGLQKEVGSLEVGKRADIAIIDINNEHSTPSFDPVSTLVYTSSGSDVDTLIVDGRVIMKRRKVLTLDEPMIIEEAAKAAVELLDRSGIRLNTHNT
- the ade gene encoding adenine deaminase — protein: MSALSDFIDASIGRRELSLLLTNCRLLNVYTGEVYPTSIGIYGEKIVIVDENATKRRAEKVIDAKGMIAIPGFIDTHLHVESSMVTPYRFAEAVLPHGTTTAFADPHEIANVLGKEGVRMMVENAKGLPMKLMFFAPTCVPESKAVTAGAELSPSDIEEMLQWEGICGLGEVMDFPAVLAGSSKMMQILEIGRKRNAVIDGHSPLLSGAELNAYITSGAEADHENFTVETTLEKMRLGMYVKLRGPYLLDTSKFVSAIEKLPKPWNLIFCTDDVMPDNLVRWGHLDYIVRSFIKAGMDPVEAIRSVTIRPAQHMRAYDLGAIAPGKTADILLVDDFENFRVQKVISSGKLVAESGRLVINIEERRFNEKALSTVKVKKVSMDDMKIDFGIRDGEVTVNAIDFTRYSRAEESNFLDIALTKLNRARLRVKHGQPELGEVALVFVFERHGKSSSRSFGFARNLIRRGAIASTIAHDAHNLIVVGTDIQDMVRAANLVIESQGGLSAVLDGNVLAHIKLPVAGLMSEMPLAIVAAEMRNLRAAFEKMGVLDHPYMPLPCLLTLSVIPHARITDKGIFDVDEQSFVYPFVAEA